The stretch of DNA CATCTTTATGGTCACGGGCTCGAAATCCTTAAGATACGTAGCGCAGCATAGCGCCCTGCCGCACGGCCCGAGCCCGCCGAGTATCTTCGCCTCATCGCGGACGCCGATCTGTTTCAGCTCTATCCTCGTCTTGAACGCGTTCGCGAGGTCCTTTACGAGATCCCTGAAATCGACCCTGCCCTCGGCGGTGAAATAGAACATTATCTTCGAGCGGTCGAACGAGAACTCCGCGTCGATGAGCTTCATGGCCAGACGCCGGTCGTGTATCTTTTTGGAGCACGTATCCATTACCTCCCTGATCTTCTTCTTGTTCTTATCTATCTGGTGCATATCCCAGGGGTTGGCTTTTCTTATCACGCGTTTCAACGGCTCTTCGACGTCGGAATCCAGTATAGCCTCCGTATCCGACAGGACATGTCCGTAATCCAGCCCTCTATCCGCTTCAACGATGACGCAATCTCCCACCTTGAACTTCATGCCGCCTGTAGAGAAATAGGTTATCTTACCCGCCTCGCGCAGCCTTACCTGTATTACTTCGTACATATTTTCCTCTCAAAATATACGTTTTATTGATCTTAATTCAATTTCAACCCCAGCGCCGCCATCGCAAGTTTCGTATTGGCGCTCTGATCCAGCATCTCACCCGTCGATATTATCTGCTTTATGGCGTCGTCGAGCATATCGAATTCCGCATCTCTTGCTGAAAGCTCGATCGCTGAGCGCTCATCGAAATTGATGAATTCCGGGGCGCCTTCGGTCCCGGCTTTCGCTACTAATAGGTCCCTGTACCATGAAAGCATTATCTCGAGCCGCATCTTCAATTCCGTCTTGGACAAGCCGTCGGTCTCCATCTCCAGGAACCTCTTCTTCTTCAGAGCCTCTATTACCTCTTTACGCTGTCCCGAAAAATCAGCGTTGTCATAAAGAAGGGCTTTCCCGGCGCTGCCGCATGAAATACGCGACAGGATGTCCGCTTTCGCCCCGTCTATCTTATGCCTTTTCGTAAGTATATCCTTGACTGTCCCAGCCTGGAGCGGGAAAAATTTAACGTGCTCGGCGCGTGAGGCGATCGTCGGAAGAAGCTCCCTGACGCTCTTCGCCAGTAATATCATAACCGTTTGCGGCGGAGGCTCTTCCATGGTCTTTAACAATGCGTTCGACGCCTGCGAGGTAAGATACTCAGCCCCGTCTATTATATATACTTTTGTATGCGCTTCGTAAGGTTTCAGCCAAATCCGTCTTTGCGCCTCCCGGATCTCTTCTATGCCTATAGAAGTTTTCTCCTTTTCCCTTTCGCCGGTGTCTGCTAAATTCAGCACGATTACATCGGGGTGATTACCAGCGTCTATCTTCCTGCACGAAACGCATTCATCGCACGCTTCGACAAGCTCAGCGTGCGATCCTGAGCCTGCCGAAGGATCGCAGGGGGCGTCTTTTCCTCCGCAATTGAGCGCCTTAGCGAAATTCAGGGCAGCCGATCTCTTTCCGACGCCTTCAGGGCCGAAGAATATGTACGCGTGCGCGACCCTGCCTCCCGCGATGGAGCTCTTAAGGAAAACTACGGCTCTATCCTGCCCTAGTATGTCTTTGAATGACACGGCCTACCTCTCGTCTGACAAGTTCTTGAGTTCCGTCGATAGTCGACGTAACACTTATGATTTTCATCCTGGCGGGATCTTGCCCGGCCAATTTCAGATAACCGTTACGCACCCTCTTGTGATAAGCGATATCCTTCTTCTCCATCCTGTCAACGCCTTTTTTTCTGGCGCGCCCTAGTCCGGTCACGGCATCTACATCAAGCAGTATCGTCAGGTCAGGTTTTAAACCACCCGTAGCCGCCGTATCCAGGGTTTTGATCGTCTTCATTGGGACCTTTCCGCCGTATCCCTGGTAGCTGAACGTCGCGTCATTGAACCTGTCGCATATCACGATCTTCTTCTTCGCCAGGCACGGCCTTATCAGCTCTTCCACAATCTGCGAGCGGCTAGCCTCAAAAAGAAACAATTCCGTAAGGTCGGATATTTCAACACCCCTGGACCTCAAAAGGACGTCCCTTATAAGCTCGCCGGCTTTGGTCCCACCAGGCTCTCTCGTTATTACGCAATCGTAAGAGAGTTTCGAAAGATGATCATAGATAAGGCGCGCCTGAGTGCTCTTACCGCAGCCCTCAACACCTTCGAACGTTATGAATAAGCCGCGTTTCAGGCCTTTCTTCGCCATACAGTGCCTTCTTTAGTGTCTTCGAGAAGCACGCCTTTGTCCGAAAGGGTCCTCCGTATATCATCGGCTTTCTTAAAATCTTTTTCGTTACGCGCCTTGTCTCTCTGGCTTATCAATTTTACAACATCCGCCTCGTCTACCTGTCCGCCCGAAACGCTCTTTGCCAGGTCAAGCCCAAATACGAAACTTAGCTCTTTTATCAGCTTTCCTATGCCCGATATTACGGCCTTCTCATCTTTTGAGAATTCGTCTTTGCCCTGCATCAACTTATTGGCATGCGTTACAAGGTCGAACAACGACGCGAACGCAAGAGGCGTATTGAAATCATCGTCCATCGCCTCTTCGAATTTTTTTCTGAAATTTTCGATAGAAAATTTCATCCCGTCGCCGCGACGAATAGGAGCGGCAGAGGAACTACCTCCTATATCTTGACTTTTCTCAACACGTCCTATCTTCTCGAAGAGAATGACAAACCGTTCCTTCTGGCTCTTCATCTCGCTTATCTTCTCTTCGGTGTAGTCGACCGGATGCCTGTAATGGGTATTAAGGAAGAGAAGCTTCAGATAATCAGGGTCACGGTATTTAGCGATAAAATTTTGAATCGAAATAAAATTACCCAGCGACTTCGCCATCTTCTCGTTATTTATGGTCAGAAGGCCGTGATGCATCCAGTATTTCGCGAATTTCTTCCCGGCTCCTTCGGACTGCGCTATCTCGTTCTCGTGATGAGGGAATATCAGATCCAGGCCTCCGCCGTGTATGTCGAATTCATCTCCGAGGATAT from Candidatus Omnitrophota bacterium encodes:
- a CDS encoding stage 0 sporulation family protein codes for the protein MYEVIQVRLREAGKITYFSTGGMKFKVGDCVIVEADRGLDYGHVLSDTEAILDSDVEEPLKRVIRKANPWDMHQIDKNKKKIREVMDTCSKKIHDRRLAMKLIDAEFSFDRSKIMFYFTAEGRVDFRDLVKDLANAFKTRIELKQIGVRDEAKILGGLGPCGRALCCATYLKDFEPVTIKMAKEQNLPLNPTKISGLCGRLMCCLGYEHKTYKDLMKGMPREGESIKTEKGMGKVISINAIKRSATVELEDGTLFEVSYK
- the holB gene encoding DNA polymerase III subunit delta', with amino-acid sequence MSFKDILGQDRAVVFLKSSIAGGRVAHAYIFFGPEGVGKRSAALNFAKALNCGGKDAPCDPSAGSGSHAELVEACDECVSCRKIDAGNHPDVIVLNLADTGEREKEKTSIGIEEIREAQRRIWLKPYEAHTKVYIIDGAEYLTSQASNALLKTMEEPPPQTVMILLAKSVRELLPTIASRAEHVKFFPLQAGTVKDILTKRHKIDGAKADILSRISCGSAGKALLYDNADFSGQRKEVIEALKKKRFLEMETDGLSKTELKMRLEIMLSWYRDLLVAKAGTEGAPEFINFDERSAIELSARDAEFDMLDDAIKQIISTGEMLDQSANTKLAMAALGLKLN
- the tmk gene encoding dTMP kinase, which encodes MAKKGLKRGLFITFEGVEGCGKSTQARLIYDHLSKLSYDCVITREPGGTKAGELIRDVLLRSRGVEISDLTELFLFEASRSQIVEELIRPCLAKKKIVICDRFNDATFSYQGYGGKVPMKTIKTLDTAATGGLKPDLTILLDVDAVTGLGRARKKGVDRMEKKDIAYHKRVRNGYLKLAGQDPARMKIISVTSTIDGTQELVRREVGRVIQRHTRAG
- the cysS gene encoding cysteine--tRNA ligase; this encodes MMRIYNSLTRTKEEFAPLKPDKVGMYVCGPTVYDEPHIGHARSAYIFDVIRRYLIYKGLKVKFVRNVTDVDDKIIDKANKFVLSNTFIKESSETSGGLAEQTRKVAEKYYKAYCEDMEILGIGKPDVEPKATEYIPKMIKFIEILIKKGCAYESGRDVYFDIKKAKDYGKLSRQSLDKMEVGARVPSGGKKKDPLDFALWKSAKEGEPSWPSPWGNGRPGWHIECSAMSSDILGDEFDIHGGGLDLIFPHHENEIAQSEGAGKKFAKYWMHHGLLTINNEKMAKSLGNFISIQNFIAKYRDPDYLKLLFLNTHYRHPVDYTEEKISEMKSQKERFVILFEKIGRVEKSQDIGGSSSAAPIRRGDGMKFSIENFRKKFEEAMDDDFNTPLAFASLFDLVTHANKLMQGKDEFSKDEKAVISGIGKLIKELSFVFGLDLAKSVSGGQVDEADVVKLISQRDKARNEKDFKKADDIRRTLSDKGVLLEDTKEGTVWRRKA